The sequence CAGCACGTCGCCGAAGGTGGTCAGGATCACCTCCGGCCGCCGGGCCAGCTCCACGGCCGCATCGATGCGCTCGCGCGGCAACACGCACACCGGACAGCCGGGACCGTGGACCCATTCGAGGGTGTCGGGCAGAAGATCGTGGAGGCCGTAACGGTAGATGGCGTGGGTGTGGCCGCCGCAGAACTCCATGATCTGCAGCGGCCGGGCCGGGGCGAGGCGGGCCAGCGATTCCCGGATGCGGGCGGTCACCCGGCGGACGGCCACCGGATCGCGGTATTCATCCAGATGGCGCATCGGCTTCCAGTGCGCCGAGCAGTTCCAGGGTGCGCCGGGCCTCGGCTTCGTCGATGCGGCTGAGGGCGAAACCCACGTGGACGATCACCCAGTCACCGACCAGATCGGCGCAGCGCTGCTCCGCTTCGAGCACGCAGGCGAGACTCACCTCGCGCACCACGCCGCCGATGTCCACCCGCACCAGCCGGCGCGTCTCGTCAGCGACGGCGATCACCTTTCCCGGAACCCCGAGACACATGCCTTCATCCTCCTGCGGCGGCGATCAGGGCCTGGCCCAGGCTCAGGCCGCCGTCGTTGAGCGGCGCCTGCCGCGGAATCCAGACCCGCCAGCCCGATGCCTCCAGCCTATCCCGTACCGTTTCCAGAAGCAAGCGGTTCTGGAACACCCCGCCGCCGAGCACCAGGGTGTCGCTCCCGGCAGGGCGCAGGCGTCCGATCAGGGAAACCCAGGCGAGCGCCAGCCCCCGATGGAAACGGCGGGCGACCGCGGCCTTCTCCACCCCCCGCGCCAGATCGGCCAGCAGCGCCGACCACAGCGGCGCTGGGTCGAGCACGTTCCCGTCCACGGTGAAGGGATAGGCTCCCTCGTCATCGCTTTGCCAGGCCAGGTGTTCCAGCAGCGCCGCCGCTTGGCCTTCGTAGCTCTGACCGCCGGGGCACAGACCGAGGGCGGCGGCCACCGCATCGAACAACCGCCCGGTGGAGGATGCCGGCGGGCAGTTGAGCCCCTTCTCCAACAACGCCAGCAGCGCCTGCACCGGCAGGCCGCGCAGCACCGGCAGCGACCCCGGATCGAGACCGGCCTGCCACAGCTGTGCCACCAGGTTGCGCCAGGGTTCGGTCATGGCCTTGACGCCGCCCGGCAACGGCGTCGGCCGCAGCCACGCCAGCCGGCGGCAGCTTAGGTAATCGCCGTACAGCAGTTCCCCGCCCCAGAACGTGCCGTCACTCCCCCACCCCAGACCGTCGAGGATCAGCCCCATGACCGCCCCCCCGTCCTGCGGATGGCGGTATTCCGCCAGGCAGGCGGCCAGATGGGCGTGGTGGTGCTGGACCTCGGTGAGCGCCAGACCTTCGCTCCGGGCCCAGCGGCGCCCCCATTTGCCGCTCAGATACTCCGGATGACGGTCCACCGCCACCTGGCGGGGCTGGAACCCGAACAGCGTCCGGTAATCGGCCAGGGCCTTTTGAAACCCGGCGAAGCTCCGGGCGTCCTCGAGATCCCCCAGATGCTGGGACAGGATCGCCCGCCCCCGGTGCAGCAGGCAGAACGTGGCCTTCAGCCCGCCGCCGAGGGCGAGGATACCGTCACGGCCTTCGAACCCTGGCGGCACCGACAGCGACAGCGGGGCCAGGCCGCGGGCGGCGCGCACCACCCGGACGGGGCCGGTGGCCGGCAGCACCACCGAATCGTCACAGCGGTGGACGATGTCGCGGTCGTGGAGCAGAAAGGCGTCGGCGATACCGGAAAGCGCCTCCAGAGCTTCGTCGTTGTCGGCGCACAGCGGCGCACCGCTGCGGTTGGCGGAGGTGAAAACCAACGGGGTGTCGAAACTCTCCAGCAGCAGATGGTGCAGCGCGGTGTAGGGAAGGATGAAACCGAGGCGGCCGAGACCCGGAGCGACGGCCTCGGGAAGCGCGGTTTCCCCAAGGGCGTCGAGAAGCACGACCGGGGCCTCCGGCGCCGTCAGGGCGGCGGCCGCCTCGGGCGGAACCCGGGCGTAGCGGCGCACCACCGCCATATCGCGCGCCATCAGGGCGAAGGGTTTGTGGGGCCGGCGTTTGCGCGCCCGCAGCCGGGCGACGGCAGCGGCATCGGTGGCGTCGGCCAGCAGTTGAAAACCGCCGACGCCGCGGACGGCGACGATCTTCCCCTGCCTCAGCCAGGCGACGGTCTGGGCGATGGGATCGCCGGCGCACGCCGGCCGGGTCCAAAGCCTGGGACCGCAGACGGGACAGGCGATGGCCTCGGCGTGAAACCTGCGGTCGTCCGGGTCGTGGTATTCGCGCTCGCAGTCCCGGCACAGGGGAAAACGCCTGAGGCTGGTGTTGCGGCGTTCGTAAGGCAGACGCTCGATCACGCTGAAACGCGGGCCGCAGTCGGCGCAGTGGGTGAAGGGATAGCGATGGCGGCGGTTGGTAGGATCGCGAACTTCCACCATGCAGGCGTCGCACACCGCCACGTCCGGCGGCACGTTCGCCGCCGCGGCAGGCCGGCCCGGCAGGATACGAAAATCGACCGGCGGCACCCCGGCCAGGGCCTTCGTCCGTATCGCCTCGATCCTGGCCCGGGGCGGCGGTTCGGCCGGCAGACGGCGGCGAAACGCCCCCACCTGCACCGGGGCACCCCATACCTGGATGACCACCCGGCCGCCGTCGTTCCACACCCGTCCGCTCAGTCCCAGACGGCGGGCGAGCCGATACACCGCCGGGCGCATGCCGACTCCCTGGACCCGGCCCTCCACAAGGATTTCCATCCCCACCGGGGCGGGATTCCCGGTATCGAGATTCACCCCACCTCTGCGGCCGGCACCGGGCGTTGCGCCCGCAACCAGCCGTACCACTGCGCCATCCCCTCCCCGCTTTTGACCGACACCTGAAGAACCGGCACGCCGGGGCGCAGGCGGCGGGCGTGGTCGATACAGCGGTCCACGTCGAAGTCCACGTAAGGCAAAAGGTCGGTCTTGGTCAGCACCACCAGATCGGCGCTGTGGAACATGTGGGGGTACTTGAGGGGCTTGTCGTCTCCTTCGGTGACCGACAGCAGCACTACCCGGGCATGTTCCCCCAGATCGAAACCGGCCGGACAGACCAGATTGCCGACGTTCTCCACCCACACCACACTGCCGGGAGCCGGGTCGAGGTCGGCCAGGGCATGGCCCACCTGGTGGGCATCGAGGTGGCATCCCCTGCCGGTATTGATCTGCACGGCCGGAACGCCGCAGGCCCTGATGCGGTGGGCGTCCAGGGAGGTCTGCTGATCCCCTTCGATGACCGCGAACGGCATCTCGGCCTGCAGGTCCTCCAAGGTCTGCACCAGCAGCGAGGTCTTGCCGGCCCCCGGGCTGGCCATCAGGTTGACCATCGTCACCTCGCGGTCCGCCAGCCACTTGCGGTTGGCGGCGGCATGGCGGTCGTTCTTGGCCAGCAGGTCCTTTTCGACCCTCACCCGCGTGGGGGATTCCTCAGAGGCACGGGCGTGACAACCGCAAGTGGCGCACATCAGCCTTCCCCGCGTCTGCGTTTTTCCAGCTCCTCGCGGGCCTTGCGCGCCAGTTCCATGTAGCGCTGGCGCAGCAGCAGCAGTTCCTCCTCCTCCATCTCCTCCAGATCGAGCAGCATGTTTTCGGCGGTGTCGACCGCCCGGATCAGTTCGTCGAGCTTGATCTGGATCGCGTCGGTGTCGCGGTTCTGGGTGTGCTGGATGATGAACACCATCAGGAACGTGACGATGGTGGTGGCGGTGTTGATGATGAGTTGCCAGGTGTCGCTGAAGCCGAAGAACGGCCCGCTCAGCATCCAGACGAGAATGATGAAGATGGCCAGATTGAAGGCGAGAGGCCGGCCGGCCAGGCGCGAGGCGAAACGGGCGAAACGGTCGAAGCGAGCGTTCCAGGCGCGGGTATCGATGCCCCACTGATCGAGCAGGCGTTCCAAAGCGTTCATCGGGCTGTCTTGCGGTGCCGGCATAGCGTCTCCTCCTCAGGATTTCTCGATCGGTTTTATACGGACACCATAGCCGATTTGCCTCGTTCGGCTCAAGCGGCCGCCTCGACCATCGCTTCCAGTTCCAGGACGATGGCCGCCAGGGAGGCCAGATCCACACCGGACTGATGGGCCTGCTCGTGGCAGAAACGCCGGAAGCGGTTGAAACGCTGCAGACAGGTGGGGCGGGTGCAGAGCAGGCCCACATCCCCCGCCTCCAACGCCAGGGCCTGACGGGTCAAAGCAGCGGCCGCGGCCCACAGGCGCTCGCCCAGGCTTTGGCGCAGGCGCTCCTCCCACAGGGAACGGACCGGCAGCCGGGCCAGCCAGCCGTGCAGGGGGGTCAGATCGAGGCAGTCCGCCACCGCCCGCAGGCTGCGGGCCACTTCCGGAAAATCCCGCCCGCTCTCCAGGGCCAGATCGGTCAGAACCAAGAATTCGTCGATGTCGGCCAGCACCGCCAAGGCGGCGGCCGAAGCCTCCGCCAGCCCCTCTCCCTGCAACCGCACCCGTTCATCTTCCGCCGCCGCGGGCGGGAAGCGCGTGAGATAGTCGCGCCAGAACCGGCGGCAGCGCTCGATCAGATCCGGCTCCGGCGACAGTTGCCGGCCCCGTCCCAGAAACCAGCGCACCCCCGCCAGCAGCGCGTCCTCGACCCGCAGCCGCAGCTCGTCGCGCCGGCTCCAGTCCCCGGATGCCTCCACCGCCCGGCGCAGGGTCTGAGCCTGAAAGACGGCATCGAGGCCGAGCCAGGTAGCGATGGCGTGTTCCAGCAGAATCCCGTCCGCTTCCACCAGGGTCACGAAGGTGACGCCGCTGCGGTCGAGCAGATAGTTGACGACGTCGGTGACCGTGATGGCCTGCGCCAGCGGATGCGCTTCGATGACGGAAGCCAGGGGCTCGCGCCACCCGGCCGGGAAGTATCCCGACAGAAAGCGCCGCAGGAACGGCCGCCCGATCCATTCGCCGTGCGCCTGGAGCTG comes from Methylomarinovum tepidoasis and encodes:
- the hypB gene encoding hydrogenase nickel incorporation protein HypB; its protein translation is MRVEKDLLAKNDRHAAANRKWLADREVTMVNLMASPGAGKTSLLVQTLEDLQAEMPFAVIEGDQQTSLDAHRIRACGVPAVQINTGRGCHLDAHQVGHALADLDPAPGSVVWVENVGNLVCPAGFDLGEHARVVLLSVTEGDDKPLKYPHMFHSADLVVLTKTDLLPYVDFDVDRCIDHARRLRPGVPVLQVSVKSGEGMAQWYGWLRAQRPVPAAEVG
- the hypF gene encoding carbamoyltransferase HypF; protein product: MNLDTGNPAPVGMEILVEGRVQGVGMRPAVYRLARRLGLSGRVWNDGGRVVIQVWGAPVQVGAFRRRLPAEPPPRARIEAIRTKALAGVPPVDFRILPGRPAAAANVPPDVAVCDACMVEVRDPTNRRHRYPFTHCADCGPRFSVIERLPYERRNTSLRRFPLCRDCEREYHDPDDRRFHAEAIACPVCGPRLWTRPACAGDPIAQTVAWLRQGKIVAVRGVGGFQLLADATDAAAVARLRARKRRPHKPFALMARDMAVVRRYARVPPEAAAALTAPEAPVVLLDALGETALPEAVAPGLGRLGFILPYTALHHLLLESFDTPLVFTSANRSGAPLCADNDEALEALSGIADAFLLHDRDIVHRCDDSVVLPATGPVRVVRAARGLAPLSLSVPPGFEGRDGILALGGGLKATFCLLHRGRAILSQHLGDLEDARSFAGFQKALADYRTLFGFQPRQVAVDRHPEYLSGKWGRRWARSEGLALTEVQHHHAHLAACLAEYRHPQDGGAVMGLILDGLGWGSDGTFWGGELLYGDYLSCRRLAWLRPTPLPGGVKAMTEPWRNLVAQLWQAGLDPGSLPVLRGLPVQALLALLEKGLNCPPASSTGRLFDAVAAALGLCPGGQSYEGQAAALLEHLAWQSDDEGAYPFTVDGNVLDPAPLWSALLADLARGVEKAAVARRFHRGLALAWVSLIGRLRPAGSDTLVLGGGVFQNRLLLETVRDRLEASGWRVWIPRQAPLNDGGLSLGQALIAAAGG
- a CDS encoding HypC/HybG/HupF family hydrogenase formation chaperone; protein product: MCLGVPGKVIAVADETRRLVRVDIGGVVREVSLACVLEAEQRCADLVGDWVIVHVGFALSRIDEAEARRTLELLGALEADAPSG
- a CDS encoding low affinity iron permease family protein, translated to MPAPQDSPMNALERLLDQWGIDTRAWNARFDRFARFASRLAGRPLAFNLAIFIILVWMLSGPFFGFSDTWQLIINTATTIVTFLMVFIIQHTQNRDTDAIQIKLDELIRAVDTAENMLLDLEEMEEEELLLLRQRYMELARKAREELEKRRRGEG